The bacterium region CGGAAGCCGTCGATGGAGGCGAACCACTGCTCGGTCGCCCGGAAGATGACCGGGTGCTTGCAGCGCCAGCAGTGAGGATACGAGTGGCTCAGGTCCTTGTGGCCGAGAAGCACGCCCAGGCGGCCCAGCTCCTCGATGATCACCGCGTTGGCCTTCGAGTAGTGCTGGCCGGCCACCAAAGGCCCCGCCTCCTCGATGAAGATGCCGCGGTCGTTGAGCGGAGCAAGCACGTCCAAGCCGTACTTCTGACCGACCTCGTAGTCCTCGACGCCGTGGCCGGGGGCGGTGTGGACCGCGCCGGTACCGGTCTCGGTCGTCACGTGGTCGCCCAGGATGACCGGGCTCTCGCGGTCCAGGAAGACGTGACGATAGCGGGCGCCTTCGAGCAGGGCGCCCTTGAAGGGCTCACCCACGCGGGTCGCGGTGAGGGCGGTGTCGGCGAGGAAAGCGTCGACCAGGTCCTCGGCCACCACCAGGTAGCCGTGCTCGGCAGTGTCGAGCACGACGTAGCTGATCTCGGGGCCGAGCGCGATCGCGAGGTTCGCGGGCAGGGTCCAGGGGGTGGTGGTCCAGATGGCCATGTTCACCGGGCGATCGCCCTTGGCCAAGAGGTCATGGACCAGCGTCGCCGTGGCCGGGACCGAGACGAGCGGGAAGCGCACGAAGATCGAGGGGCTGACGTGGTCGGCGTACTCGACCTCGGCCTCGGCCAGCGCCGTGGTGTCGAAGGAGCACCAGTAGACCGGCTTGAGGCCCTTGTAGATGTAGCCCTTCTGAGCCATCTGGCCGAAGACGCGGATCTGCTGCGCCTCGAAGGCGGGATCCATCGTCACGTAGGGGTGATCCCAGTCGCCGAAGCCACCGAGGCGCATGAAGTGACCCTTCTGGCTCTCGATGGACTTGAGGGCGAACTGGCGGCTGAGACGGCGCACTTCAAGAGGCGCCAGGTCCTGATGCTTGGCCTTGAGCTCCTTGAGCGCGGCGAGCTCGGTGGGCAGGCCGTGGGTGTCGTAGCCCGGCACGAACGGCGCGCGGAAGCCCGCGAGGTTCTTGTACTTGACCACGATGTCCTTGAGGGTCTTGTTCATCGCGTGGCCGATGTGGATCGCCCCGGAGCTGGAATAGGGGGGGCCGTCGTGCAGGATGTAGGACGGCGCCTCGGCGCGGCGCTCTTGGAGGCGCTCGTAGATACGCTGCTCTTTCCAGAGGGCCTGGATTTCGGGCTCACGCGCCGCCGAGTTGGCGCGCATGGGGAAATCCGTCGAGGGGAGATTGACTGTCTGCTTGTATTCCAAGTTGAAGCGCTCCTGAAAGACCACGCACCGACCATCGGCACGGCAAGGCATCCCTTTTATTCTACGGCATCCCTGGTGCGAAGCAAAGGCGAACGGCCCCCCGCGCGCAAAAACGCCGCCGGCCCCCGCCGAAGCGGGGGCCGACGAAGGCGTTCGAGCTTAGAAGGGCCGGCGGAAACCGCCACCCCGCAGGAACTCGGGGATATCAGGCTGCTGAGCACCCGCGGGGGCCTCGGGCTGGGCAGGGGCCACGGGCGCGACCGGCACCGCCTCGGCACCGGGGGCCACGGGCGCGGCAGGAGCCACGGGCGCCGCGGTGACCGCGGGGGACACCACCGCCTGCTGAGCGGCGGGCTGCTGCGAGGGGACCGAGATGGCCTGCTGCTGGGTGCGGCCGTCGAAGCCGGTGGCGATGACGGTGATGCGGATCTCGCCCTGGAGGCGCTCGTCGATCACCGAGCCGAAGATGATGTTGGCGTCGGAGTCGACCGCCGCGTAGATGACCTCGGCCGCCTCGTTGACTTCGTACAGGGTCAGGTCGTGGCCGCCGGTCACGTTGAAGATGACGCCCGACGCGCCGTGGACCGAGGTCTCGAGCAGGGGGCTGCTGACGGCCATCTTGGCCGCCTCGACCGCGCGACCTTCGCCGGCGCCGAAGCCGATGCCCATCAGGGACGAGCCCGCGTTGGACATGACCGACTTCACGTCGGCAAAGTCTACGTTGATCAGGCCGGGGATGGTCAGGATGTCCGAGATGCCCTGGACGCCCTGGCGGAGCACATCGTCGGCGATGTGGAAGGCTTCCTGCATGGAAGTGCGCTTCTCGATGACCTGGAGGATCTTGTCGTTCGGAATGATGATGAGGGTGTCGACCTTCTCGCGAAGGGCGGCGATGCCCTGCTCGGCCTGCTGGGCGCGACGGCGACCCTCAAACATGAAGGGACGGGTCACGACGCCGACGGTAAGCGCCCCGACTTCGCGGGCCACCTCGGCCACGACCGCGGCCGCGCCGGTACCGGTGCCGCCGCCCATGCCGGCGGTGATGAAGACCATGTCCGCGCCGTCGAGGGCGGCGATCAGGTCATCGCGGCTCTCCTCGGCGGCCTTCTGACCGATGGAAGGGTTACCCCCCGCTCCGAGACCACGGGTCAGCTTGGCGCCAATCTGGAGGCGGCGCTCCGACTGAGCGAGGGCCAGGGCCTGAGCGTCGGTGTTGAGGGTCCAGAACTCGACCCCGGTCAGCGAGCTGGCGATCATGCGGTTGATCGCGTTCGAGCCGCCCCCGCCGACGCCAACGACCTTGATGTCGGCGCTCAAACCAGCCTTATCAGTGATATCGAACACGGTGGTTTTCCTGTAACCTTCCTAAAATGTCCAAAAGCGACCGAGAATGAGCCGCCGAATCATGGCGAGGTTTTCGAAGATCCGGACCCCGAAGACCACGATGGCCGCGAGGTACAGATCGATGCCGAGCTGGTCCCCGAGGTAGGTGAGCCCCGCAGCGAACAGCGTGTTCGCCGTGAAACCGCTGATGAACGCCGCCAGGCCGAAACGCCCCTCGAGACCGGAGCGAACGCCCCCGAAGCCGGTATCCAAGGCCGCGAGGATAGCCACCGCGAAATACTTGGAGTAGACCTGGGGGATACTGAGCGGCGCGATAGCCCCCAGCAGGATCCCGACGATAAGACCCCCGAGCGTGACGAGTGCCCCGATCATGATTGCACTTCCTGGGCCGGCACGGGTTTAGCGTACCGATAGTGGCTTCCGCCGCTGTACATGGGGATCAAAACCTCAGTTTTCTTAGAAATACTAACTTGGATTCCGTAGAATTGCAAGTATTCTATAATCCCGCCCCTCAAGCCCAGGGCGGCGCTCATGGTATCAGGATTCCCAATCGCTTTGATGACAAAAGGCGGCGTGATACGCGACTGATTGACCAGGATGGTGGAGCCGGCGCAGGTGATCTCGCTGGTATCCACCAGGCGCTGCTCGTTGATCGAGACCGCCTCAGCCCCGCCGGCGCGCAGTTCGTTGACCAGGCGCAGCAGATCGTCGTTGTGGACGATCGCGATGTTCGGATCCTCGCCCTTCTGTAGGGGCTTGGCCGAATCCTCGACGGAGACCTCGAGGCCCTGGCCCTTGAGGGCGACCGATCCGGCCGCGAGCTCGCCGACGCCACCCTGAGGACTCTTGCCGGAGGTCTCACGCTCGGTACGCAGACGCACGAGCTCCTTTTCGAGGTCCGCCTTGGCCGACTCGGCGTTCCTCAGCATGACCACAAGGTCCTCGGCGCGGCGGCTGGGCGGCGCTTCGCGGTAGTCCCGCTGATTCTTGATCTGAGTGGAAAGCAGGAACCCCATGACCACGGAAACGAGGGCGACGGGCAACTGCCAATTGTTCTTCATGCTAATGGGTCGCCTCAAAGGCTCGGATGGTGGGCGCCTCAGGGAATCGAAGGTCGATATATTCTAGCCTCTTACCGCCCTGGCGCGCTAGGGGGAGAAGGTGCGCAAATACGCGGAACTTCTCGTCCAGCGCCTCGGAGTTGCCGAGCTGCACCTGGACCCCGTCGATCCGCGCCGACCACGAGGCCGGATCGCGCATGTCCACCACCCCGACGCTGCCCTTGGGCCAGGTGTCCAGAAGGCGACGCAGTGCCGCGCGATCGCTAGTCCCCAACGACTGGCTCGCCACGTGGACGCCGAGGACGATCGCCTTCTCAGGCTTGGCGCCCGGCGGCAGGGTGAAGGCCGTCCCCTCCGAATCCAGATAGGTCGGCGCGGCGCGGCCCTCGACCCGCACCACCGGCACCCGCTCCTGCAAGACGATCTCGACCCGCGCGGGGAAGAGCCAGCGCCGCACCTTCACGTCCTCGACGGCTTCGAGCTTCAGCAGGCGCGCCCGGATGACCTGCGGGTCGATCCGAAAGAGCGGCAAGCCCTTGTCCCCCAGCGCCACCCTTCGCGCGTACTGCGCGTCGATGCGCTTGGCGCCCTCGATCCGGACCTCGCCGGTCCACAGCCACTGGGGCATCCGCCACAGGGCGACCAGCGCCCCGCCCAGGACGAAGGCCTGGATGAAGCCCCAGGGACCGCGGCCCGAAAAAGGGCGGTTGCTCAAGCCCGGCTCTCCGGAACACCGACCGTGCAGCCGACGCCGCGGACCTCAGGGTGGAGCCAGAGGCCGTGGGCCGCATGGACCCGCCGCTGCACCTCGACGATGAGCGAGAGCAAGTCCTCGGCCTTGGCGCCGCCCATGTTGACGAAGAAGTTGGCGTGCACCTCGGAGACCTGGGCGCGACCGACGGTGAGGCCCTTGCAACCCGCCTCCTCGATGAGGCGGCCGGCCGAGGTCCCGGGCGGGTTGGTGAAGACAGACCCCGCCGAGAGGCCCTGAGGCTGACGGGCGCGACGCCACTTGGCCAGCTCCGAAACGGCTTGCTGCACCTCGGCCTTGGGCTTGGGCTCGGTCCGAAGCACCGCTTCGAGAACCACCCCGCCCTCGTCATGCAGGCGCGAGTGGCGGTAGGAGTAGCCCATCTCGGCGTTGGAGAAGACCCGGATCGAAAGGTCCGGCATCAGGACCGTGGCCTCGACGAGGAAGTCGGCCATGCAGGCCCCGTGGGCTCCGCCGTTCATGAAGACCACCCCGCCCAGGGTGCCGGGGATGGTCGTGAGGAACTCGAAGCCCCCGCGGTCCTGCTCGGCGCAGGCCTTCATCAGGATGTTGGTGGCGCAGCCGGCCCCGGCCCGAACCGTCTCACCCTCGACCGAGACCGCGCCCATGGCGCTGCCCAGCCGGATCACAAGGCCGTCGAAGCCCTCGTCGGAAATCAGGAGGTTGCTGCCCTTGCCCAGCACGAAGACCTTGAGCCCCTCGCGCGCGGCCCAACCGAGCGCTTCTTGCAGAGCAGGCACCGAGTCCGGCTCGAAGAAGTAGCGCGCGGGTCCGCCGACCCGCCACGAGGTGAAGGGGGCAAGAGGGACGTTCTCCCGAAGGGCGATCGAGGTCATCATCAGGTGTGGCTCACGGGCGGGACCAGGGAATTCTCCCGGGCGGAGAGGGCGGACAACAGGGAATCTGCAACCTGATAGACGTTACCCGCTCCCATCAAGAGGACCAGGTCCCCCGGCTCCAGCAAAGGAGCCATGGCGGCCACCACCGCCGCGTGATCAGGGCAATGGCGAACGCCGGCGGGCAGGGACTCGGCCTGCATGCGCTCGACCAGCTTGTCGCTAGTGGCGCCGTTGGGGGCCTCGCCCGCGCTGTAGACGTCCATGACCGCGACCCCGTGGGCGCCCTCGAAGGCCTTGGCGAAGTCCTCGAAGAGAGCGGCGGTACGGGTGTAGCGGTGGGGCTGGAAGATGACCCAGGTGCGGCGGCCCATCAGGCTCGCCGCCTGCAAGGTCGCCCGGATCTCGGAGGGGTGGTGCGCGTAGTCGTCCACCACCGTCACCCCGTGCGCGGTGCCCTTGGTCTGGAAACGACGGCCCACCCCGCAGAAAGCCTCGAGGCCCGGGCGGATGGCGTCGGGCGCAAGGCCCAGGAGGCCGCTCGCGACGATGGCTGCCGCCGCGTTGAGGACGTTGTGACGGCCGGGGACCTGGACGCGGTAGGGAACGCCTGCGAGCGCGAAGCTCGCCCCGGTCCCTTCGAGCACCTCGCCTTCGAGGCGGTGCATGGCGTCCTCGGAGAAGCCGTAGGTCTGGACGCGGCCCGTCAGGCGCGGCAGGACGGCGCGCACCCCGGGGTCGTCGATGCAGGCCACCACCGAGGCCCCTTCGGGCAAGCGGTTGAGGAAGCCCACCATGACCTCGTAGATCTCGTCGAGGCCCGAGTAGTGCTCAAGGTGGTCCCCTTCGAGGTTGGTCAGGATGGCGATCTCGGCCGTCAGGCGACTGATGGACTTGTCGGACTCGTCGGCCTCTGCCACGAGGAAGGGACCGTGACCGGTGCGGGCGGTGCCCCCGATGGAGGGCAGGTGACCGCCGACCAGCACCGTGGGGTCGAGCTCCGCCCCGAGCAGGATCGAGGCGACCATGCCGGTCGTGGTGGTCTTGCCGTGGGTACCGGCAACCGCGACGGTGCGGTGGCCGGCCATCAGATCGGCGAGCAGCTCGGAGCGGTGGCGAACGGGCAGACCATGCGCCCGGGCGTAGGCGAGCTCGGGGTTGGTCTCACCCACCGCGGTCGAGACCACCACCACCTCGGCTCCCTCGACGTTCTCGGCGCGATGGCCCACGTGGACCCGGATTCCCAGGCCCGCGAGGCGCTCGGAGGTCGCAGAAGCCGCCTGGTCGGAGCCGCTGACGCGGCCGCCCCGCTCG contains the following coding sequences:
- the murB gene encoding UDP-N-acetylmuramate dehydrogenase; this translates as MMTSIALRENVPLAPFTSWRVGGPARYFFEPDSVPALQEALGWAAREGLKVFVLGKGSNLLISDEGFDGLVIRLGSAMGAVSVEGETVRAGAGCATNILMKACAEQDRGGFEFLTTIPGTLGGVVFMNGGAHGACMADFLVEATVLMPDLSIRVFSNAEMGYSYRHSRLHDEGGVVLEAVLRTEPKPKAEVQQAVSELAKWRRARQPQGLSAGSVFTNPPGTSAGRLIEEAGCKGLTVGRAQVSEVHANFFVNMGGAKAEDLLSLIVEVQRRVHAAHGLWLHPEVRGVGCTVGVPESRA
- the ftsZ gene encoding cell division protein FtsZ; its protein translation is MFDITDKAGLSADIKVVGVGGGGSNAINRMIASSLTGVEFWTLNTDAQALALAQSERRLQIGAKLTRGLGAGGNPSIGQKAAEESRDDLIAALDGADMVFITAGMGGGTGTGAAAVVAEVAREVGALTVGVVTRPFMFEGRRRAQQAEQGIAALREKVDTLIIIPNDKILQVIEKRTSMQEAFHIADDVLRQGVQGISDILTIPGLINVDFADVKSVMSNAGSSLMGIGFGAGEGRAVEAAKMAVSSPLLETSVHGASGVIFNVTGGHDLTLYEVNEAAEVIYAAVDSDANIIFGSVIDERLQGEIRITVIATGFDGRTQQQAISVPSQQPAAQQAVVSPAVTAAPVAPAAPVAPGAEAVPVAPVAPAQPEAPAGAQQPDIPEFLRGGGFRRPF
- a CDS encoding small basic family protein produces the protein MIGALVTLGGLIVGILLGAIAPLSIPQVYSKYFAVAILAALDTGFGGVRSGLEGRFGLAAFISGFTANTLFAAGLTYLGDQLGIDLYLAAIVVFGVRIFENLAMIRRLILGRFWTF
- a CDS encoding UDP-N-acetylmuramate--L-alanine ligase; translation: MKISPAHHFIGIGGVGMSAIAQILHERGGRVSGSDQAASATSERLAGLGIRVHVGHRAENVEGAEVVVVSTAVGETNPELAYARAHGLPVRHRSELLADLMAGHRTVAVAGTHGKTTTTGMVASILLGAELDPTVLVGGHLPSIGGTARTGHGPFLVAEADESDKSISRLTAEIAILTNLEGDHLEHYSGLDEIYEVMVGFLNRLPEGASVVACIDDPGVRAVLPRLTGRVQTYGFSEDAMHRLEGEVLEGTGASFALAGVPYRVQVPGRHNVLNAAAAIVASGLLGLAPDAIRPGLEAFCGVGRRFQTKGTAHGVTVVDDYAHHPSEIRATLQAASLMGRRTWVIFQPHRYTRTAALFEDFAKAFEGAHGVAVMDVYSAGEAPNGATSDKLVERMQAESLPAGVRHCPDHAAVVAAMAPLLEPGDLVLLMGAGNVYQVADSLLSALSARENSLVPPVSHT
- a CDS encoding FtsQ-type POTRA domain-containing protein, whose product is MSNRPFSGRGPWGFIQAFVLGGALVALWRMPQWLWTGEVRIEGAKRIDAQYARRVALGDKGLPLFRIDPQVIRARLLKLEAVEDVKVRRWLFPARVEIVLQERVPVVRVEGRAAPTYLDSEGTAFTLPPGAKPEKAIVLGVHVASQSLGTSDRAALRRLLDTWPKGSVGVVDMRDPASWSARIDGVQVQLGNSEALDEKFRVFAHLLPLARQGGKRLEYIDLRFPEAPTIRAFEATH
- a CDS encoding DUF881 domain-containing protein, whose product is MPVALVSVVMGFLLSTQIKNQRDYREAPPSRRAEDLVVMLRNAESAKADLEKELVRLRTERETSGKSPQGGVGELAAGSVALKGQGLEVSVEDSAKPLQKGEDPNIAIVHNDDLLRLVNELRAGGAEAVSINEQRLVDTSEITCAGSTILVNQSRITPPFVIKAIGNPDTMSAALGLRGGIIEYLQFYGIQVSISKKTEVLIPMYSGGSHYRYAKPVPAQEVQS